Proteins co-encoded in one Haladaptatus sp. ZSTT2 genomic window:
- the ppsA gene encoding pyruvate, water dikinase, whose protein sequence is MPVLWLDEIRADDLESVGGKGASLGELTNAGLPVPPGFVVTAGTYRTFIEETGIDEELFEAVDVDADDSKALAEAAQHASDLILKTEMPDDLREEILDAYRNLGEGDSFVAVRSSATAEDLPDASFAGQQETFLNIREDELLDKVRECWASLFTQRAIYYRQQQGFEHDVVNIAVVVQQMVDSEKSGVLFTSHPSTGDPRVIIEAAWGLGEAVVSGSVSPDNYVVDRKSGEVEEVTIADKKIKCIKDPETGHTIETEVEDDLRTKRVLTESEIERLVELGEIVEAHYDTPQDVEWAIVDGEAFMLQSRPITTISKEAAKASTDGNGTATQKHKDSVILNGLGASPGIASGKVRIVRKLDQLDKVGEGDIIVAEMTTPDMVPAMKRAAGIITDEGGMTSHAAIVSRELGVPAVVGTGSASRELSDDQVVTIDGDKGTIREGGAADKAQERDPIEEARPKTPVKPMTATEVKVNVSIPEAAPRAAATGADGVGLLRLEHMILSTGKTPARYIEDHGEDAYVQEIVEGVRGVADEFYPRPVRVRTLDAPTDEFRQLQGGEDEPNEHNPMLGYRGIRRSLDRPEVFEHELTAFRQLYEMGYDNVEIMFPLVNDAEDVVKAKNLMEGAGIDPRKRTWGVMIETPASALCIEELAQAGIKFASFGTNDLTQYTLAVDRNNERVADRFDELHPAVLKLIGQTIETCRDYGVKTSICGQAGSKPQMVRFLVNKGVSSISANIDAVRDVQHEVKRVEQQLLLDSVR, encoded by the coding sequence ATGCCTGTACTCTGGCTGGACGAAATCAGGGCTGATGACCTCGAATCCGTGGGTGGCAAGGGCGCGTCCCTTGGTGAGCTTACGAATGCGGGGCTTCCCGTACCCCCGGGATTCGTCGTAACGGCGGGTACGTACCGAACATTTATCGAAGAAACCGGCATCGACGAGGAGCTGTTCGAAGCAGTTGACGTCGATGCCGATGATTCGAAAGCACTCGCGGAAGCCGCACAGCACGCGAGCGACCTCATTCTCAAGACCGAGATGCCCGACGACCTCCGCGAGGAGATCCTCGACGCATACCGGAATCTTGGAGAGGGGGATTCGTTCGTTGCGGTGCGCTCGTCTGCGACCGCAGAAGACCTGCCTGATGCGAGTTTCGCGGGCCAACAGGAGACTTTCCTCAACATCCGGGAAGACGAACTCCTCGATAAGGTTCGCGAGTGCTGGGCCTCGCTGTTTACCCAGCGGGCGATTTACTACCGGCAACAGCAGGGCTTCGAACACGATGTGGTGAACATCGCGGTCGTCGTCCAGCAGATGGTCGATTCTGAGAAAAGTGGCGTCCTCTTTACGAGCCACCCTTCGACTGGCGACCCGCGCGTCATCATCGAAGCCGCGTGGGGGCTTGGCGAAGCGGTCGTCTCCGGGTCTGTCTCTCCTGACAACTACGTCGTAGACCGCAAATCCGGCGAGGTCGAGGAAGTCACCATCGCGGACAAGAAAATCAAGTGCATCAAAGACCCAGAGACGGGCCACACCATCGAAACGGAAGTCGAAGACGACCTCCGAACGAAGCGCGTCTTAACCGAGAGCGAAATCGAGCGCCTCGTCGAACTCGGTGAAATCGTCGAAGCCCACTACGACACGCCACAAGACGTCGAATGGGCCATCGTTGACGGCGAAGCGTTCATGCTGCAATCACGCCCCATCACGACCATCTCGAAGGAGGCCGCGAAAGCCAGCACCGACGGCAACGGGACGGCCACACAGAAACACAAAGACAGCGTCATCTTGAACGGGCTCGGGGCCAGCCCCGGAATCGCCAGTGGCAAGGTGCGCATCGTCCGCAAGCTCGACCAGCTCGACAAGGTCGGCGAAGGCGACATCATCGTCGCCGAGATGACGACGCCCGACATGGTGCCTGCGATGAAGCGCGCGGCGGGTATCATCACGGACGAAGGCGGCATGACGAGTCACGCCGCCATCGTTTCGCGCGAACTCGGTGTCCCTGCCGTCGTCGGAACGGGAAGCGCCTCGCGCGAACTCTCTGACGACCAAGTCGTCACCATCGACGGCGACAAGGGCACCATCCGCGAGGGCGGTGCAGCGGACAAGGCACAGGAGCGCGACCCAATCGAGGAAGCCCGACCGAAGACGCCGGTCAAGCCGATGACGGCGACCGAAGTGAAGGTCAATGTCTCCATCCCCGAAGCCGCCCCACGCGCCGCCGCGACGGGTGCAGACGGGGTTGGTCTGCTTCGGCTCGAACACATGATTCTCTCGACGGGCAAGACGCCAGCGCGCTACATCGAAGACCACGGCGAGGACGCCTACGTCCAGGAAATCGTCGAGGGCGTCCGCGGGGTCGCAGACGAGTTCTACCCGCGTCCGGTTCGCGTCCGCACTTTAGACGCCCCGACCGACGAGTTCCGTCAGTTGCAGGGCGGCGAAGACGAGCCGAACGAACACAACCCGATGCTCGGGTATCGTGGCATCCGCCGCAGCTTAGACCGACCTGAGGTTTTCGAACACGAACTCACCGCCTTCCGTCAGCTCTACGAGATGGGCTACGACAACGTCGAAATCATGTTCCCGCTCGTCAACGACGCAGAGGACGTGGTGAAGGCGAAGAACCTGATGGAGGGTGCAGGTATCGACCCACGCAAGCGCACGTGGGGCGTCATGATTGAGACGCCAGCGAGCGCGCTGTGCATCGAGGAACTCGCCCAAGCGGGCATCAAGTTCGCCTCCTTCGGGACGAACGACCTCACCCAGTACACGCTCGCAGTTGACCGCAACAACGAGCGCGTCGCAGACCGCTTCGACGAACTCCACCCGGCGGTTCTCAAGCTTATCGGCCAGACCATCGAGACGTGCCGCGACTACGGCGTGAAGACGAGCATCTGCGGGCAGGCCGGTTCGAAGCCACAGATGGTTCGCTTCCTCGTCAACAAGGGTGTCAGTTCCATCAGCGCGAACATCGACGCCGTCCGCGACGTGCAACACGAGGTAAAGCGCGTCGAACAGCAACTCCTGCTCGATTCGGTCCGGTAA